The Brassica napus cultivar Da-Ae chromosome C1, Da-Ae, whole genome shotgun sequence DNA segment TGTTTTATTGTCTCTAACCGAAAACTACAGGTTTCTGTGACAAAGCTAATGACTGTCGAGGAAGTAATGTCTGATCGAGATAGTGAAGATGTTATTACATTTTAGATATTGAAATAACACCAGGTTCTCCATGATTTCTTCCCGCAGTCATTAAATAAACGACGAACAAATTATGGTTTACGACGTAACAGTGCTAATGGCTTTTGCAGACGCTTTTTAAACTTGAGGATGAGAGCCCGGATGGAAAGAGACTCATGTTTCTATGGAACTCGTTTGTAAGAAAGCAAAGGTAGCTACGTACTTTTCTTACATTTGAATGCGAGATGCatgataaatatagaaaaagtgATCTGATATATACGCAGAATCTTGAATAGATTAGTCTACCAGAATATATGTCCTAGTgttagacaacaagaatattccATTCTTTTTTAGATATCGTTACCTATATACTTAGGCATATCCCCACTCTCTTGTAACGATCTCcacattatataatttatatacttgTGTAATCATCTAAATCAATTCAAGGGAAATACTTTGACTCTCCTGAAccattttttctcttcttttctcttctaCCGTCTATCCGTTTCTTCTCCGTAACTCATTCTCTCTCTCAGTAACTCATTCTCTCTCTCAGCGACCATGGCTGATCAACAAACAAACCTTGATCGCGCTTATGGCGTTACAAACATAAAAAAGCATATTCCTCTCATTCTCGACATTGATGATCATAACAACGACGCATGGAAAGAACTTTTCCTCACTCACTGCCAGTCCTTCGATGTCTCAGGACACCTTGATGGTACTCTTCTTCCTGCAGACGACAATGACCATCGATGGAAAAAGAGAGATGGTCTGGTCAAGCTTTGGCTATATGGCACTATATCAAAGAATCTCTTCAAAAGCGCGTTCATAACTGGTGGTACAGCACGTCAAATCTGGATCAAAGTGGAGAGCTTTTTCCGCAACAACAAAGAAGCCAGAGCCATCCAGTTAGATCATGATCTCAGGACAAAAGAAATTGGTGACAAATCCATCCATACCTACCCCAGGAACTCAAATCAATCTCCGATCTTGATGCAGAGAGAATATTTAGgaatattctaaatattttaattatttaaagttttatttattattaggaTAATTATCTTTATGTGTTagggtttttatgtttttttatatatagtcaTTGAGGCTATGGTTTCATGTAGTTTATGAGTCGATTGATTATTAATAAAAGTTGagagttttttcttttgttccttGTTTTCGGTAGATCATAGGtgatctcaacgaatttaagaagACATTGATTTTAGGCATTCTTAGACGAGATATTCTTGGGTTCACACAtaggtgaacctagaggttcaccaaccaataggatttcattatttcaaatttgatatcttttaaaataggaaacaaaatattgtcaagttatattatttcttaaaaaaaaaaaagtaagacaaaatagtatttacagaaaaaaaattaattttttttttcagcaaacactaaaccctaaattctaatcactaaaccctaaatcctaatccataaatcctaaacccttgggtaaaccct contains these protein-coding regions:
- the LOC106373235 gene encoding uncharacterized protein LOC106373235; the protein is MADQQTNLDRAYGVTNIKKHIPLILDIDDHNNDAWKELFLTHCQSFDVSGHLDGTLLPADDNDHRWKKRDGLVKLWLYGTISKNLFKSAFITGGTARQIWIKVESFFRNNKEARAIQLDHDLRTKEIGDKSIHTYPRNSNQSPILMQREYLGIF